A genomic segment from Diceros bicornis minor isolate mBicDic1 chromosome 5, mDicBic1.mat.cur, whole genome shotgun sequence encodes:
- the NKX2-8 gene encoding homeobox protein Nkx-2.8 has product MATAGRLGFTVRRLLDLPEQDAQHLRRREPELRAPGPGATWLEAERGHYPSSDESSPETSPPGSSQRPSARRASPGSEAEKRKKRRVLFSKAQTLELERRFRQQRYLSAPEREQLARLLRLTPTQVKIWFQNHRYKLKRARAPGAPESPDLAAAADLRAAPGLLRRVVVPVLVRDGQPCGGSGEVGTGAAQDKSGPSPASACPLPGYAAFGPGAALGLFPAYQHLAPPALVSWNW; this is encoded by the exons ATGGCCACCGCCGGGCGCCTCGGCTTCACCGTGCGCAGGCTCCTGGATTTACCCGAGCAAGACGCGCAGCACCTGCGGAGGCGGGAGCCGGAGCTACGCGCCCCCGGCCCCGGCGCCACCTGGCTGGAAGCGGAGCGCGGCCACTACCCCT CATCGGACGAGAGCAGCCCCGAGACCAGCCCGCCCGGCTCGTCGCAGCGGCCGTCCGCTCGGCGCGCGTCTCCGGGCTCGGAGGCCGAGAAGAGGAAGAAGCGGCGGGTGCTGTTCTCCAAAGCGCAGACGCTGGAGTTGGAGAGACGCTTCCGGCAGCAGCGCTACCTGTCGGCGCCCGAGCGCGAGCAGCTGGCGCGCCTGCTGCGCCTCACGCCCACGCAGGTCAAAATCTGGTTCCAGAACCATCGCTACAAGCTGAAGCGCGCGCGTGCGCCGGGGGCCCCCGAGTCGCCCGATCTGGCAGCGGCTGCCGACTTGCGCGCCGCGCCGGGCCTGCTGCGCCGCGTGGTGGTGCCCGTGCTGGTGCGTGACGGGCAGCCGTGCGGCGGCAGCGGTGAGGTGGGCACGGGCGCCGCCCAGGACAAGAGCGGCCCGTCCCCGGCCTCCGCCTGCCCTCTGCCGGGCTACGCCGCCTTCGGGCCCGGCGCGGCGCTCGGTCTCTTCCCCGCCTACCAGCACTTAGCGCCCCCCGCCCTGGTCTCCTGGAACTGGTGA